CGCGGCGAGGCCTTCATCCGGGCCGTCGCGGCTATGATCGATCACGACGACGAGTAACCCCAGGAGGGGGCTGAGTTGACCACCACCGCCCGCCCCAGCCTGACAGCCGTCGAGGACCAGGAGCCGGAGATCTCCGACGGCTCCGCGGGCCGGGCCTGGCGGGCCGAGCGCCACGAGCGCCGCCGCCAGCGGATCCGCAGCCTCTGGCAGTTCTTCGAGGGCGGGAACCCCTACACCAACTACTGGCTGGTCCTCGGCGCCACCGTGGCCCTGGCCGCCATCGGCCTGACGATGGTGCTGTCCTCCACCTCGGTGGACGCCGCCGGCAACGTCTTCACCACCTTCACCCGGCAGGCTTCCTGGGCGGGGCTCGGCGTCGTCGGCATGTTCATGATGACCCTGGTGCCCACCCGCTGGCTGGGCGGCATCGGCTGGGCGATGATGCTCATCTCCGCGGTGATGCTGTGCCTGGTGGCGTTCACTCCGCTGGGCTCCACCGCCGGCGGCTCCACCAACTGGCTGGAGATCGGCCCGGTCCGCGGTCAGCCCTCCGAGGTCGCCAAGCTCGCCCTGATCCTCTGGGGATCCTCGGTGCTGGCCACCAAGGGCAGGCTCGTGGAGCGGTTCACCCACTGGATGATGCCGTTCGTGGCGCCCGGCGCCCTGACCGTGCTGGTGCTGGTGCTCGCCGGCGGCGACCTCGGCACCAGCATCGTCATCACGGTGATTGTGGGAACCCTGCTCTTCGCAGCGGGGGTGAAGATGCGCTACTTCCTCATCGCAGCCGGGGGAGCGGTCGCGGCGATCGGCCTGCTGATGTGGATGACCCCGTACCGGATGATGCGGGTCTACGCGTGGCTGGGCATGAACTGCGACCACCCCAGCGAGCCGTGCCACCAGACCGAACAGGGATTCTACGCCCTGGCATCCGGCGGGTTCTGGGGGGTGGGCCTGGGCCAGTCCCGGCAGAAGTGGGCCTACATCCCCGAGGTGGAGAACGACTTCATCTTCACCATCATCGGCGAGGAGCTGGGTCTGCTGGGCACCGTGCTGGTGCTGGGCCTGTTCATGATGCTGGTCATCGGGATCTTCCGGATCGCCTCGGCCTCCGAGGACCAGTTCGTCCGGCTGGTGTGCATCGGCATCGCCGCCTGGCTGGTGGGCCAGGCCTTCATCAACATCGCCATGGTCACAGGTGCCATCCCGGTGGTGGGCGTGCCGCTGCCGTTCATCTCCTACGGAGGCTCGGCGCTGACGATGGCGATGCTCGCCGTCGGGGTCATCCTCAACTTCGCCCGCCGCCAGCGCCTCCAGGCGATGCGGCCCAAGGCGCCCCGCGGCGCGAAGGCGAAGAGGCTGCGGGGCACTACACTGTCATCGCCGAAGGCCTGAGGCGGCCTCGAATCCCCGTACCCGCCCAATCTGACCGCTGAAGAACCGCACAGGAGCCGCAGACACCATGAGTGACCCCTCAATCGTGCTCGCCGGCGGCGGCACAGCTGGGCACATCAGCCCCATGCTCGCCATCGCCGAAGCGCTCGGCCGCCTCGCCCCCGAAGTCCGCCAGACGATGATCGGGACCCCGGACGGGCTCGAGACCCGCCTCGTCCCGCAGGCCGGCTACCCTCTGCGCACCATAGAGAAGGTGCCGATGCCCCGCCGCCCCGGCCGCGACGTCCTCCGATTCCCGGGCCGGTTCCGCAGCGCCGTGGAGGACTCCAAGCGCATCCTCACCGAGGAGAGGGCGACGGCTGTCGTCGGAGTGGGCGGGTACGTCTGCACCCCCGTGTACGTGGCCGCGCAGCGGCTGGGGATCCCGGTGGTCATCCATGAGGCGAACGCCCGCCCCGGCCTGGCCAATAAGCTCGGGGCGCGGAAGGCCGGGTTCGTCGGAACCGCCTTCGAGGACACTCCCATCAAGTCCGGCCAGTGGGTCGGCATGCCGATGAGCCGTGAGATCTCCCAGCTGGGCCGGCTCACCTCCGATGAGGCCGCGAAGGCCCGCACGCAGACCCGTGAGAGCCTCGGCCTGGACCCGGAGAGGACCACCCTGATCGTCACCGGCGGCTCATCCGGGGCACTGAGCCTGAACACGGCGATCGCCTCCGCGCTGCCGCAGCTGCTGGAGACCGGCGCCCAAGTCCTCCACCTCACCGGCAGGGACAAAACCGTCATGAACGGCGTCGGGGCTCCGCTGACGGCGGAGGGATACTTCCAGCGGGAGTACCTCGACGGTATGCACCAGGCCTACGCCGCCGCAGACCTCATCGTCGCCCGTGCCGGGGCCGCCACCGTGTGCGAGGCCGCCGCCGTCGGGCTCCCCGCCGTCTTCGTCCCCCTGCCGATCGGCAACGGGGAGCAGGAGCTCAACGCCCGCGGCCTGGTGGACGCAGGCGGCGCCCTGCTGGTCAGGGATGAGCACTTCACACGCCCCTGGATCGCCCGCAACATTCAGCCGATGCTGGCTGACCCGCGCCTGCTGCTGACCATGCGCAGGCAGTCCGCGGCCCGCGGCATCACCGACGCCGACGAGCGGATGGCCCGTGAGGCCCTCGCCGCCGCAGGGGCAGAGGTGCCCGCATGAGCACACTGACTGAGCTGGGCCGCGTCCACTTCCTCGGCATGGCTGGGGTCGGCGTCTCCGCAATCGCCCGGCTGATGCTCACCGAGGGAGTGCCGATCTCCGGCACCGACGGCAAGGACCTTCCCGTCCTCGACGAGTTCCGCGCCGCCGGCGTGCCGGTCAGGGTCGGCTACGCGGGGGAGAACATCGCCTCTGTGGAGGCTGAGGCCGGCGAGCCGGTCGACACGGTGGTCGCTTCATCCGTGGCCAAGGCCGGCAGGAACGCCGAGTACGACGCTGCCGCGGCCGCCGGAAAGCGCATGCTTCACCGCTCTGAGGGGCTGGCCGCCTGCATGTCCGCCAAGCGGGGCATCGCCGTCGCCGGAACCCACGGCAAGACCACCACCTCCTCGATGACCGCGGTCATGCTGCACGCGGCCGGGCTGGAGCCCAGCTTCGCGATCGGCGCGACCGTCGCTGGGTTCGGCACCAACGCCCAGCCCGGGTCGGGGGAGTGGTTCGTGGCCGAGGCGGACGAGTCCGACGGCACCCTGGTCAACTACTCGCCTGAGATCGCCATCGTCACCAACGTGGAGCCGGACCACCTCGACCACTACTCCAGCGCGGAGGAGTTCGAGCAGGTCTTCGTCACCTTCAGCGGCAACATCCTGCCCGGGGGCGCGCTGGTGCTCTGCGCCGACGACGACGGCGCCCGTGCGCTCGAGCAGAGGGTGGCCGCAGAGCTCGCCCGCCGGCGGGTCACGCTGACCACCTACGGCTTCAGCGAGGACGCCGGCCTGCGGATCACTGAGCACACCGAGGACTTCAGCGGCCAGCAGTTCACCCTCACCCGCGGAGACGCCGCCGCCCAGGTGCGGCTGCGCGCCCCGGGGCGGCACAACGCCCTCAACGCCGCCGCGGCTGTCGGGACCGGCCTGCAGGCGGGCCTGAGCCTCGCACAGGCCGCTGAGGCGGTCGGCGAGTTCGCCGGCAGCTCCCGCCGCT
The sequence above is drawn from the Nesterenkonia populi genome and encodes:
- the ftsW gene encoding putative lipid II flippase FtsW, translating into MTTTARPSLTAVEDQEPEISDGSAGRAWRAERHERRRQRIRSLWQFFEGGNPYTNYWLVLGATVALAAIGLTMVLSSTSVDAAGNVFTTFTRQASWAGLGVVGMFMMTLVPTRWLGGIGWAMMLISAVMLCLVAFTPLGSTAGGSTNWLEIGPVRGQPSEVAKLALILWGSSVLATKGRLVERFTHWMMPFVAPGALTVLVLVLAGGDLGTSIVITVIVGTLLFAAGVKMRYFLIAAGGAVAAIGLLMWMTPYRMMRVYAWLGMNCDHPSEPCHQTEQGFYALASGGFWGVGLGQSRQKWAYIPEVENDFIFTIIGEELGLLGTVLVLGLFMMLVIGIFRIASASEDQFVRLVCIGIAAWLVGQAFINIAMVTGAIPVVGVPLPFISYGGSALTMAMLAVGVILNFARRQRLQAMRPKAPRGAKAKRLRGTTLSSPKA
- the murG gene encoding undecaprenyldiphospho-muramoylpentapeptide beta-N-acetylglucosaminyltransferase gives rise to the protein MSDPSIVLAGGGTAGHISPMLAIAEALGRLAPEVRQTMIGTPDGLETRLVPQAGYPLRTIEKVPMPRRPGRDVLRFPGRFRSAVEDSKRILTEERATAVVGVGGYVCTPVYVAAQRLGIPVVIHEANARPGLANKLGARKAGFVGTAFEDTPIKSGQWVGMPMSREISQLGRLTSDEAAKARTQTRESLGLDPERTTLIVTGGSSGALSLNTAIASALPQLLETGAQVLHLTGRDKTVMNGVGAPLTAEGYFQREYLDGMHQAYAAADLIVARAGAATVCEAAAVGLPAVFVPLPIGNGEQELNARGLVDAGGALLVRDEHFTRPWIARNIQPMLADPRLLLTMRRQSAARGITDADERMAREALAAAGAEVPA
- the murC gene encoding UDP-N-acetylmuramate--L-alanine ligase translates to MSTLTELGRVHFLGMAGVGVSAIARLMLTEGVPISGTDGKDLPVLDEFRAAGVPVRVGYAGENIASVEAEAGEPVDTVVASSVAKAGRNAEYDAAAAAGKRMLHRSEGLAACMSAKRGIAVAGTHGKTTTSSMTAVMLHAAGLEPSFAIGATVAGFGTNAQPGSGEWFVAEADESDGTLVNYSPEIAIVTNVEPDHLDHYSSAEEFEQVFVTFSGNILPGGALVLCADDDGARALEQRVAAELARRRVTLTTYGFSEDAGLRITEHTEDFSGQQFTLTRGDAAAQVRLRAPGRHNALNAAAAVGTGLQAGLSLAQAAEAVGEFAGSSRRFERRGEVAGIRVIDDYAHHPTELAAVLSAARSAVGGGAVHAVFQPHLFSRTQAFAREFGQELSAADTAAVLEIYPAREEPIEGVTAGLLGHPVHTWQGAVDAVVDAAEPGDIILTLGAGDVTELGDRIVEALQRARPHESNVVDGS